The Lineus longissimus chromosome 6, tnLinLong1.2, whole genome shotgun sequence sequence GCTGAAAATAGCCGAACTTCGACTCCTTAATTGCAACAGCCATATCAGGATCCTAGTCGAATGAAACACACTTTGATTCCGCTGTCGAGGATGAACTTCCCGCACGATATATATGGCCCGTGATGAAAATCACAAGCCTCAAATCCTGCCTTAGCTTGAGCTCTTTTAATCTATCAAGCTACATGTACGTACACgaacttttccttttttttaccTTCTAGAATTCATACGACAGAGGTACCCTTGTGGGTCCATGGCTGAAGTTTGACAGTCGCGAGATATGCATTGGAGGATATTTCCATGGAGCTGGGTCATGCAGTGCCCATCTCATCATCCAATCCTTCAGTTCAAGCGATACCGATTACCATGTGTCCATTCCACTCACCAAGGCTTGGGGTAAAGAACAGCTTTCATTCAAGACGAAAGGAGCGACCTTCAGGGTAGGTAAAGAAAAGGGACAGTTGGGCTATACCTTAAATTGTATGGGCTGTTCGATTGAAGAGCAATGAAAACCTATTTTATCTGCCCAAGCTACAACTACTCAGCTCCTTAAAATGAAAGACCGTCCGCGACCTCACCAGCCACAGAGGCCAAGATGAATGTTATGAGGATTAAGGAAGGCTTTAGTGCTACAGAGCAGACCATAAGGAATGCTAAGGATGTATCCACAGATTGTTCCCTTGTGAACTTGTAGACGTGTGCCATAGTTTCTACTGGATAGGGATACGCAGCCTCACAAATCCTTTTTCGCGAGTAGTGAATTGTTTTACGTCGTCCTAATTTTAATTGTGAGAAAATACGCTTATTTTTCACAGGTACTTATCGTTGCGGAGGTGCAAAATGATAGTTCTGCTTCCGTGTCTGTAGATGACCTCTACATTCGATCAGGCAGCTGTGACGGAGGATCAGGATCAGGATCAGGATTTTGATCTGGTGCTGGCCGGGATTGATGGCGATCGAAAAACTTGAACACGATTCACGAGAATGCACAATCTataagacaatgggtgatatgaataaagactagcaattacttcaattttgtacagaacgACCTAGTGTAATTGTAcgtggagttttagaaaaaagcatttgctagcctttattcatatcacccattgacttaAAGCACTCGTCTGATAATGCACACTTTTTGTATACATCTACCGGGCGGTAGTCAAAAACGAGATGGTGTGGACGAACTAGCCGTAATTTCAAAGTTACCACGTTCATAGTACAATGGACTGTCAGTTCCTGTCGCGACGCCCATAAGCCGAGCCAAGGTTATGAAAATGGCTGCTAGCTGCACATCGGTTGTTCAATGAACTCGCAATGCCTTGCGGGTAACATCTTTTTAATTGCTAACATGAATGACATTATTAATTCACCCTCACGATAACCAAACTTATTTGAAATCTCCACATCGTCTACGCTCTTCTGGGATCGGGGGTGTCTGGGGTTATCTGGCAAGGTCAGAGCCCCTGATTTACCCATGCCAAGGCAACGATGAGTCCAGTGGGTTGAAATCAAAATTCGATTGTGCTCTTGGAAATAGAATACAGAATAGTTAGCAATGAATATGACTTACATCGTTTTATTTTGGTGTACACGTTCGTTTCTATAGTATATACCGTTTAATGTAATTTTAAATGCGGGATGCATTTAACTGTCGTACATATGGAGATAGAAAGTTTAAGTTCGTTGATCTACATCTGAAATAGAAAATAAAACGAAACTTTACAGACAATGCAAGAGACGCCTACGTGTATACGGGGTAGCTTAAAACCCAGACGACCATCCTTCTAACACCGAACTAGGCTCAACGCATGAGTGGATGAAGGActagaaaactttcaaaaagaAATACGAGACCCAGCTCTCAATATAGTTCAGCAGTCCAGCAAGATCTGCATTGTATGATTATGTTAACGCCTCAAATTTCGACGGTGTCGCACCACTATCGCTAGGCATTCATAAATGGACTTAGGCCTTTTAAGT is a genomic window containing:
- the LOC135489908 gene encoding uncharacterized protein LOC135489908 → MTLLSGNDVMCDFEEDLADCFMSNSREDTTDFVRADQCLGSTSPCYDHTSGYGYYLIFRPQVRNSYDRGTLVGPWLKFDSREICIGGYFHGAGSCSAHLIIQSFSSSDTDYHVSIPLTKAWGKEQLSFKTKGATFRVLIVAEVQNDSSASVSVDDLYIRSGSCDGGSGSGSGF